Genomic segment of Sphingopyxis sp. QXT-31:
AGCCCATGACGACGACGCGCTTGCCCTTATAGCTTAGAATATCCTTCGACATGGTCCTCTACCCTTCCTGATCTTATTGTAATGGTGCGAATTTGGTGTCGGCGAGGCCGCCCATCGCATCGGCCATCAGCGCCGCCTCGCGCGTTTCGTGCGCGTTGCAGAGGATGATCGCGGCATCGGTGGCGATGCGGCCGCCGGCGACGGCGTCGCGGAAGGCGGTCCAGGCGGTGCGATAGTCGGCGAACTCCAGCGCGAGCGCGGTTTCGATCTCGGCTTTTTCGGCGGCGTAGAAGCCGGGTTCGAAGCGCTCGATCGCCCTCCACCATTTGATGAGGCGCGCCATGCCCTTGGCCTTCACGGCCGCTTGTTGATCCGACAGGCGCGGGACGATGGTGTCGCGGATATCGTCGAGCGCGATCGCGAAGCTACGATCGTGCGCGCCGAGCGGGGCGTCGGGCAGCGCGACGGGCGGCAAGGCGATGCCCGCGGCGTCGGCGAGCGCGTGCGAGAGGACGCGGCGATGGATCGTCGAATAGACGAGGTTCATGCCGAGATTGGGCGGCGGCGGCGTGTCGGGATCGTCGTAGCGCGAGCGGCGCGCGAAGCTCGTCTGGAAGAGCAGGCGCCAGTAGATGAGGCGCGGCAGGTCGACCTTGTGCCCGCCCGCAGCCTCATAGGCGGCAAAGGCCTGCGGCAGCGGCACGAAACCCTGGAAGAGCATGCGGATCGCGAGCATCGCAAGATCGGCCATCGGGTCGCCATAATGGACGAGCTCCCAGTCGAGCAGCGCGGTGACGCGGTCGTCGTCGTAGAGGAAATTTCCGGGGCCGGCGTCGCCATGGACGATGACCGGTGCGGGCATGTTCGCGGGGACATTGGCTTCGAGCCAGTCGAGCGACAGGTGGATCAGCGGGTCCCAACCCTTGCCGCCGTTGCCCGCGCGCAGCTCGGCGATGCGGCGGCGGACCAAGGTCTCGGCGGGTTCGACCGGGCCCATGCCCTCGACGGGATTCGCCGCGACGTCGATGCGGTGGAGCGCGGCGAGCTGGCTCATGAAGTCGGCTGCGAGCGTGTCGCGCTGGGCGGTGTCGGCGATGCCGCCGAAGCGGTCGTTGCCGGAGATCATGCCGCAGACGAGCGCGCGCTGGTCGGGGACCGAAGCGTAGAACGGCGCGACGCGGACTCCGGCGTGGGCCAGCGGGCCCGAAAGCGCGCGGAGGACCGCGGCTTCGCGGTGGAAAGCAGCGTCGTCGCCCGCCCCGGCCTTGTGCACGTCGTAATTCATATAGGCGCTGGCGGCGCGGCCGTCGGGCCATAGGAGATCGAGCTCGGCACCCTCGCGCGAGGCGCCGCCGCCGCCGCGTGGGCGGACCGCGGTCACGCGCGCGCCGCTGGCGCTTTCGACCGCGGTGGCCAGTCCGTTGGGGAGGAGGTCGTGCGGATTCATCCGACGATCTTTGCCTCGCGAAAGGCGGCGACTTCTTCGGCCGAATAGCCGATTTCACGCAGGATCTCGTCGCTATGCTCGCCGACGGCGGGGCAGCAGCGTTTGAACACGACCGGGGTATCGCCGAAATTCCAGAAGGCGCCGGGCTGTTCGACGATGCCGTAGAGCGGCTGCGGCAGGACCGAGATCAGGTTCAGTTCGCGGTTGAGCGGATCGTCGAAGAAGCGGTGCATCGCATTTTCGAAATTGACGACGTCGCAGGGCACGCCAGCGGCTTCGAGCGCCGCGGTCAGTTCGTCGGCCTTGTTGCCCTTGGCGGCGTCGGCGAAACCATCCTCGTCGCTGCCCATCGCTTCGCGCATCGCGGCCTGCTGGCCGGATTTGAGCGCCGCGACCGCGACCCAACCGTCGATGCATTCGAAAATGCGGTGGTAGGGCGAAAAGCCGGTCTGATCGCTCGTCAGGTGATAGGTTTCGGTGAGTTTGCCATCGGCGTCGATCAGCCGCTCGCCCTGCGTGAAGGCGGCCATGCCGAGCAGCGAGGTCTGCGTCGTGTAACCACGCCCCGTGGTGCGCTTGGCGTAGAGCGAGGC
This window contains:
- a CDS encoding phosphotransferase family protein, whose product is MNPHDLLPNGLATAVESASGARVTAVRPRGGGGASREGAELDLLWPDGRAASAYMNYDVHKAGAGDDAAFHREAAVLRALSGPLAHAGVRVAPFYASVPDQRALVCGMISGNDRFGGIADTAQRDTLAADFMSQLAALHRIDVAANPVEGMGPVEPAETLVRRRIAELRAGNGGKGWDPLIHLSLDWLEANVPANMPAPVIVHGDAGPGNFLYDDDRVTALLDWELVHYGDPMADLAMLAIRMLFQGFVPLPQAFAAYEAAGGHKVDLPRLIYWRLLFQTSFARRSRYDDPDTPPPPNLGMNLVYSTIHRRVLSHALADAAGIALPPVALPDAPLGAHDRSFAIALDDIRDTIVPRLSDQQAAVKAKGMARLIKWWRAIERFEPGFYAAEKAEIETALALEFADYRTAWTAFRDAVAGGRIATDAAIILCNAHETREAALMADAMGGLADTKFAPLQ